The Vibrio sp. NTOU-M3 genomic sequence TCGAATGGTTGGCAATAAGCTAGGAATTGATGACTTAACGATTTCTATCTTATGTGGTATGTTTGCTGGTGTTTGTGGCCCAATTTTGGTTGAACTAATTTGTGATGGAACAAACTTAACTAGGAAATTATGTTTAGGAAAAAGAAAAACGACAATTGATAGGCTTTGGTTGTCATCTCGCTTTGCTCGTTAATCTAGGTAAATAGTAATATCAGCCATATTTCATTCATTTTTAAAAAGTAAAAATTTCATAGTTGCTCCTCTTCTATAAGACAAAGGAAGAGGAGTGAGTTCTTATATAATATTAAAGTGCATCATAGAAAAACTTAGATTTAATAATGAAGTTTTATATCGCTATTTAAGAGTTATATTCCCAAAGATAAATTATACTTTATAGCGCCTGAAGTGGTGAGCTCAAACTGCCAATTTTGGTAATAATAAGTATCAGGTTTGTTTGATACTGGCTTGAGTTTTCTCAGGAAATCAGCGACTCCAGAAGGAGGAATGGTAAAATGGCCAGTGGAAGTGTTTAAGTCTAGGTCGTTACGAATTTCTAATTGTACTGTGGTTGGTGGCAATATATCTGGTAACCAGCCCCGTTCAAATAGCTTATCTTCCTTAGCTTGTTGGTAAGTATTGTAGTGACTGGTCACAACATCAGAGCAGCCAGTGATCAGAAAAGCCAAAATTAAGGTTAGTAGGCGCATAGATTTTGTTCTTGTCATATTAAGAACATACAGATTAGCGAAAAAGGCGTTATATATAAATGCGGATTATTTTGTTTTTGTTGTTATCTGCCGTTTGTATTATTTATCTGTGGCTCTATGAGAGAAAAAACGCCGGACATGCCGGCGTTTTTTTTGATGATTATTTTTGCTTTTTCAGATTGTAAAGCGGAGCTAGGTCACCTGTGATTTTCTCACCGTTCACATCTAGTTTCATCAGTGAATTTTCACCAACCAAGTACTGGTTTGCAGCTTGGTCTTCAGACTCTAGTGTCACGATGTTACCTTGTTTACTCCAAGTGAAGTGGCCTTGTGATTTGAACTCTGCGTTTTCTTTACCTTGATAAACTTGAGTTAAAGAGTAAGTCATATCAGGGTTTAGTGTTAATGTTGTTTGGATACCTACACAATCTGCGCAAGGTACAGTACCTGTGTATGTTCCGTCCCAATCGATGCTCACACGTGCCGAGTCCGCTGAATTATCAAGTGTCATTTTATCAATCACCTGATCGGTTTCTGTTACAACGGCTTCCTGAACATTTGCTGCTTTCTCTGCCACTGCATCTGCTGCATTTGTCGTGGTTTCAGCCACAGCATCGACTGCTGCTGCGGTTGTTTCTGCTACAGCTTGTGTTGCGTTTGAAGCGGTTTCTTGTGCTGAATCGGCAACGTTTGCTGTCGCTTCTGATACAGAGCCTACAGCTGCTGCTGTTGTTTCTACTGCGCTTGCTGCTGTGTCTTTAACTGCATCCGCAGCATTGGTTGTTGCTTCCGATACAGTGTCGACTGTTGCCGATGTTGTTTCTGCAACAGCATCAACCGTTGTCGTCGCACCTTCCTTCAGTACTTCTGCTGTTTTTTCTGCACCATCTTTTACCGCTGTTGCTGTATCCGATGCCGCTTCTTTGATCACATCCACTGAGTCACCTGCTACTTCTTTGGCTTTTTCAGCAGAAATGGTTGCGATCTCTTGTGTTTGCTCAAGGATGGTTGTTGAAGACTCAGTCGCTGGCGCTTCTGGTTTATCTGCTGCGGTGTCGCAACCTGCAATTGCAATTGTCAGTACTGCAAGGGCTAGAGCATGCTTTTTCATCTTCATTCCTCTTATTCTATTAATGATTTCCAATCATATGGATTGTGTTGACTTTATTATCTATATGAAGGCATATGCAGCGTCATGCGCTTGTCATTAATTATTCTGAGCCTGTCAGTTTGTTGTGAGTGAATGTCAAGAAAAGTGAGGCGTTGTAAAAACTGCAGAGAGTATCAATTTTGACATGGTTGAGCCGAACAAAGTCCATCATGTTCGGCTTGATGTCGCTAATGTAGTTTGCCAGTGAAGCCGATATCAGTTTCACTTTTTAATTTATCAAGAAATTGGTTGAAGTATGGAATGTCATCAACCGCAATTTTTTGTGCAGGAATGGTCAGTTGAGTTTCAACTCTTACCGACTTGTTGTTTAAGGCTTTGACAGTACGAACGAGACTTCCAAAGTCATGCTGGTAGTTCAAAGTCGGTGGATATAAGGTTAGCCGCCAAGGGCTATCTGACAAATCGAAGGTGTATGATGAGGTAACATTTAGTCCCGAAAACCACTCATCATAGTGTTCATTGGTTAGCTGCATACTATCAAGTTCGAAGTAAATCCAAGCATCATTCTCAACATAATATGCGTTTTCATTCGTTTCCAAAATGGGGTCGAAAGTCGTGACGGATGTGAATATCAGATTTTCATCCATCCCATCTGCATTGGGAGGAAGAAACTGAGGGATGTTCATTGAGGAAACGATATCAGCGTACTCTTTTTTTAGGAATGTTTGTGTTTCGTCGTCGTTCATTCCTTGCAGTCGCCCACGATAGTAAGCCGCATATTCTCCTTTGTAATTCCGATTTTGCTCTTCAGTTTGGCTTCCATCTTGATGGAAAGTGATCGCGCTGTCTTGTTCGTATTGCCAGCGATAAAGGTTGTGACGTAACGGCTCTGGTTTTGCGCCCATTTTCAATGCCAGAGATGCTTTTCCCTGAACCCAACGAGGTGTGTATTTCCAGTTAGTTTGCGTGTCTGTAGGGTCGAGACACACAGATTGTTTTTCATGCTCGAAACACACCACGACGTGGTTGAAATGATTCATTGATGGCTGAAGTAGCTTATTGGCATCATAGCGATCTGTGTCTACCAGGACGAGTGTTGATGGAATTCCAATTTGTTCTAACATTGCCTTAAGCAGTACCGATTTAT encodes the following:
- a CDS encoding copper resistance protein NlpE; this encodes MAETTTNAADAVAEKAANVQEAVVTETDQVIDKMTLDNSADSARVSIDWDGTYTGTVPCADCVGIQTTLTLNPDMTYSLTQVYQGKENAEFKSQGHFTWSKQGNIVTLESEDQAANQYLVGENSLMKLDVNGEKITGDLAPLYNLKKQK